From a region of the Acanthochromis polyacanthus isolate Apoly-LR-REF ecotype Palm Island chromosome 3, KAUST_Apoly_ChrSc, whole genome shotgun sequence genome:
- the hgsnat gene encoding heparan-alpha-glucosaminide N-acetyltransferase isoform X2 — MDEALLTVKNDLDTEMVVSWMSQRCYQCLYQKLGVVPAGSSPGQPSSVDFAVGTQHEITLQLNSTLVSMELCKVPFHFGEHGNYSLWVQNLNNSSEVKCSVSTDADPVNSYLPILVAFLIFAGLGLVFLIGRKILGLGAVRSLVLRIGGSMETERLINSELGSPRMVPPVTDNILPSPLSPSKRLRSLDTFRGISLIIMVFVNYGGGRYWFFKHEAWNGLTVADLVFPWFVFIMGTSIALSINSMLRAGTARLSLLRKVVWRSMQLFFIGVFIITPNYCQGPLSWNNLRIPGVLQRLSWSYLLVACLDLLVARGHVDLLTTDAWWAPGLDILLYWPAWLCVLLLEVIWLCLTFLLPVPDCPTGYLGPGGIGDMGLYANCTGGAAGFIDRWLLGEKHIYQTPTSRVIYGTHMPYDPEGVLGSINSVLMAFLGLQAGKIILHYRDLPKSIMSRFLIWGLFLGIISATLTKCSTNQGFIPVNKNLWSLSYVTTLACFAFVLLVLVYYTVDVKKWWSGAPFYYPGMNSILVYVGHEVFADYFPFRWRMANSQSHTEHLIQNLVATSCWVLISYVLYRKKIFWKI, encoded by the exons ATGGATGAAGCACTTCTGACAGTCAAGAATGACCTGGACACTGAGATGGTGGTGTCCTGGATGTCACAGCGCTGCTATCAG TGTTTGTATCAAAAGCTAGGGGTGGTACCTGCAGGATCCAGTCCTGGCCAACCCAGTTCAGTGGACTTTGCTGTAGGTACACAGCATGAAATTACACTACAGCTCAACAGCACTTTGGTCAGCATGGAACTCTGCAA GGTTCCATTCCACTTTGGGGAGCATGGGAACTACTCTCTGTGGGTGCAAAACCTGAACAACTCCTCAGAGGTCAAATGCTCAGTTTCAACAGATGCAGACCCCGTGAACAGCTACTTAC CGATCTTGGTTGCTTTTCTCATCTTTGCTGGACTGGGGTTGGTATTTCTGATTGGTAGGAAAATATTAGG ACTCGGAGCAGTGAGGAGTCTCGTCCTCCGAATTGGTGGATCCATGGAGACAGAGAGACTCATCAACTCT GAACTGGGCTCTCCTCGGATGGTGCCTCCAGTTACAGACAACATCCTCCCTTCGCCACTCAGCCCCAGCAAGAGGCTTCGATCTCTGGACACGTTCAGAGG CATCTCCTTAATCATTATGGTGTTTGTGAATTATGGGGGAGGACGTTACTGGTTCTTCAAACACGAAGCCTGGAATG GCCTCACGGTTGCAGATCTGGTCTTCCCTTG GTTTGTGTTTATAATGGGCACATCCATCGCACTTTCCATCAACTCCATGCTGCGTGCAGGCACAGCCCGACTCTCGCTGCTCAGGAAAGTCGTGTGGCGGAGCATGCAGCTCTTCTTCATTGGTGTCTTTATCATTACCCCCAACTACTGCCAGGGGCCAT TGTCTTGGAACAACTTGCGGATCCCAGGCGTGTTGCAGCGTCTTTCCTGGTCGTACCTGCTTGTAGCCTGCCTGGATTTATTAGTGGCAAGGGGCCATGTTGACCTCCTTACAACA GATGCTTGGTGGGCTCCTGGCCTCGATATCTTGCTGTACTGGCCAGCATGGCTGTGTGTGCTTCTTTTAGAAGTCATCTGGCTCTGCCTCACTTTCCTACTTCCTGTACCAGATTGCCCAAC AGGCTATCTGGGTCCAGGTGGGATTGGGGACATGGGTCTGTATGCTAACTGTACCGGGGGAGCAGCTGGTTTCATTGACCGCTGGCTTCTGGGAGAAAAACACATCTACCAGACTCCCACATCACGG GTGATTTATGGCACACACATGCCATATGACCCAGAGGGCGTTCTTGGTAGCATCAACTCCGTTCTCATGGCTTTTCTTGGATTACAG GCTGGAAAAATAATCTTGCACTACAGAGATCTCCCTAAAAGTATTATGTCAAGGTTCCTCATATGGGGTTTATTTCTG GGAATCATCTCAGCAACTCTGACCAAGTGTTCCACAAACCAGGGCTTCATTCCTGTCAACAAGAACCTGTG GTCTCTATCTTATGTGACAACACTGGCCTGCTTTGCTTTTGTGCTGCTAGTGCTGGTCTACTACACCGTGGATGTGAAGAAATGGTGGTCTGGAGCACCTTTCTACTACCCTG GTATGAACTCCATCCTCGTGTATGTGGGCCATGAAGTGTTTGCGGACTACTTTCCTTTCCGTTGGCGCATGGCCAACAGCCAATCCCATACTGAACACCTCATTCAGAATCTCGTGGCCACTTCGTGTTGGGTCTTGATTTCCTACGTACTCTACAGAAAGAAGATTTTCTGGAAAATTTAG
- the hgsnat gene encoding heparan-alpha-glucosaminide N-acetyltransferase isoform X1 — MAKKKPKKNIKHTTSDAGLKKLTSQEGTTQRQENNMVLLATAALVVAVFVVPLTTEVSASGFSHHKHLALKMDEALLTVKNDLDTEMVVSWMSQRCYQCLYQKLGVVPAGSSPGQPSSVDFAVGTQHEITLQLNSTLVSMELCKVPFHFGEHGNYSLWVQNLNNSSEVKCSVSTDADPVNSYLPILVAFLIFAGLGLVFLIGRKILGLGAVRSLVLRIGGSMETERLINSELGSPRMVPPVTDNILPSPLSPSKRLRSLDTFRGISLIIMVFVNYGGGRYWFFKHEAWNGLTVADLVFPWFVFIMGTSIALSINSMLRAGTARLSLLRKVVWRSMQLFFIGVFIITPNYCQGPLSWNNLRIPGVLQRLSWSYLLVACLDLLVARGHVDLLTTDAWWAPGLDILLYWPAWLCVLLLEVIWLCLTFLLPVPDCPTGYLGPGGIGDMGLYANCTGGAAGFIDRWLLGEKHIYQTPTSRVIYGTHMPYDPEGVLGSINSVLMAFLGLQAGKIILHYRDLPKSIMSRFLIWGLFLGIISATLTKCSTNQGFIPVNKNLWSLSYVTTLACFAFVLLVLVYYTVDVKKWWSGAPFYYPGMNSILVYVGHEVFADYFPFRWRMANSQSHTEHLIQNLVATSCWVLISYVLYRKKIFWKI; from the exons ATggcaaaaaagaaaccaaagaaaaacataaaacacacaacttcAGACGCAGGGCTGAAAAAGTTGACAAGTCAAGAAGGAACCACACAACGACAGGAAAATAATATGGTTCTCCTCGCTACTGCTGCTTTGGTCGTCGCCGTTTTTGTGGTACCTCTGACAACTGAAGTATCTGCAT CTGGCTTCAGTCATCATAAGCATTTAGCACTGAAGATGGATGAAGCACTTCTGACAGTCAAGAATGACCTGGACACTGAGATGGTGGTGTCCTGGATGTCACAGCGCTGCTATCAG TGTTTGTATCAAAAGCTAGGGGTGGTACCTGCAGGATCCAGTCCTGGCCAACCCAGTTCAGTGGACTTTGCTGTAGGTACACAGCATGAAATTACACTACAGCTCAACAGCACTTTGGTCAGCATGGAACTCTGCAA GGTTCCATTCCACTTTGGGGAGCATGGGAACTACTCTCTGTGGGTGCAAAACCTGAACAACTCCTCAGAGGTCAAATGCTCAGTTTCAACAGATGCAGACCCCGTGAACAGCTACTTAC CGATCTTGGTTGCTTTTCTCATCTTTGCTGGACTGGGGTTGGTATTTCTGATTGGTAGGAAAATATTAGG ACTCGGAGCAGTGAGGAGTCTCGTCCTCCGAATTGGTGGATCCATGGAGACAGAGAGACTCATCAACTCT GAACTGGGCTCTCCTCGGATGGTGCCTCCAGTTACAGACAACATCCTCCCTTCGCCACTCAGCCCCAGCAAGAGGCTTCGATCTCTGGACACGTTCAGAGG CATCTCCTTAATCATTATGGTGTTTGTGAATTATGGGGGAGGACGTTACTGGTTCTTCAAACACGAAGCCTGGAATG GCCTCACGGTTGCAGATCTGGTCTTCCCTTG GTTTGTGTTTATAATGGGCACATCCATCGCACTTTCCATCAACTCCATGCTGCGTGCAGGCACAGCCCGACTCTCGCTGCTCAGGAAAGTCGTGTGGCGGAGCATGCAGCTCTTCTTCATTGGTGTCTTTATCATTACCCCCAACTACTGCCAGGGGCCAT TGTCTTGGAACAACTTGCGGATCCCAGGCGTGTTGCAGCGTCTTTCCTGGTCGTACCTGCTTGTAGCCTGCCTGGATTTATTAGTGGCAAGGGGCCATGTTGACCTCCTTACAACA GATGCTTGGTGGGCTCCTGGCCTCGATATCTTGCTGTACTGGCCAGCATGGCTGTGTGTGCTTCTTTTAGAAGTCATCTGGCTCTGCCTCACTTTCCTACTTCCTGTACCAGATTGCCCAAC AGGCTATCTGGGTCCAGGTGGGATTGGGGACATGGGTCTGTATGCTAACTGTACCGGGGGAGCAGCTGGTTTCATTGACCGCTGGCTTCTGGGAGAAAAACACATCTACCAGACTCCCACATCACGG GTGATTTATGGCACACACATGCCATATGACCCAGAGGGCGTTCTTGGTAGCATCAACTCCGTTCTCATGGCTTTTCTTGGATTACAG GCTGGAAAAATAATCTTGCACTACAGAGATCTCCCTAAAAGTATTATGTCAAGGTTCCTCATATGGGGTTTATTTCTG GGAATCATCTCAGCAACTCTGACCAAGTGTTCCACAAACCAGGGCTTCATTCCTGTCAACAAGAACCTGTG GTCTCTATCTTATGTGACAACACTGGCCTGCTTTGCTTTTGTGCTGCTAGTGCTGGTCTACTACACCGTGGATGTGAAGAAATGGTGGTCTGGAGCACCTTTCTACTACCCTG GTATGAACTCCATCCTCGTGTATGTGGGCCATGAAGTGTTTGCGGACTACTTTCCTTTCCGTTGGCGCATGGCCAACAGCCAATCCCATACTGAACACCTCATTCAGAATCTCGTGGCCACTTCGTGTTGGGTCTTGATTTCCTACGTACTCTACAGAAAGAAGATTTTCTGGAAAATTTAG